In Candidatus Brocadiaceae bacterium, the genomic stretch ACCGTTGATGCAGACCCGGCCCAGGCCGCGCTCGCCGACGATGACGTAGGTCTCCACGCGTTCCCCGTTGTCCAGGTCCGCCACCAGCACCTTCTCGCCCTCCATCAGCCCGGCGCGTTCCACAAGGTCCGCGTCCAGGTCGATGCTGCCGACGTACTCGACGTCCGCGTCCGTCACCGTGGCGCGGTGGATCTTCGATCGCAGGAACCAGCGCATTGACCTCTCCTTCACGGCTCCTGAAGGCGGCGGCCGTCAGCCGGACAGGGCCTCGACGACCAGTTGGGCCACACGGCGGCCGGACTTGAGCATGCCGCCGAAGATCGGGCCCATGCGCGGCAACCCGTGCGTCGCACAGACGGACATCCCCGCCACGTAGAGCCCGGGGAAGATCTCGCCGGCGCGCTCGACCACGCCCTTCTCGGCCGGTTCGACGTCCATGAAGCCCTCTCCGATGCTCCGCGGCAGCGCCTCGGGCCGCTTGCGCCGCAGCATCTCGACCACCTCGGACGGGTGCCCCGAGGAATCCACCACCTTGCGCGTGGCCAGGCAGACGGGGTCGACGTGGAGGCCGGCCATGCGGATCGGCGTGGAGTTGATGACAACACCGCAGACGACGTCGTTCTTCACGACGATGTCCTCGACCTCCGTCAGGTTCAGGATGGTGGCTCCCGCCTGTTCGGCGCGCAGTGTGAGTGCAGCGGCCAGTTCGACGGCGCCGGCGGTGTGCAGATCGTTCCACTTCTCATGGCGCACGCCGAACTCGTCGAGCAGCTCGGGCTCGTCGACCACGATGACGTTCTGCCCGATGCCGCCGCCCCAGATGCCGCCGCCGGTGGACAGCTTGCGCTCCAGCACGACGGCCTTCAGCCCCGCCCTGGCCATGTGGTAGGCGGCCGCCAGCCCGGCGGGCCCGGCACCGACGACGATCGCGTCGCTCTCGAGCACACGGGTGAACTTGCGGTGGAACGTCTCCAGGATCGCCCTGGTGATGTCGATCTCCTTCATCTCGATCTTCCCTGGCAGTAGAACGGCCGGAATGCCGGCCTGAAGGCAGGGGCGGCCCG encodes the following:
- a CDS encoding thiazole biosynthesis protein — protein: MKEIDITRAILETFHRKFTRVLESDAIVVGAGPAGLAAAYHMARAGLKAVVLERKLSTGGGIWGGGIGQNVIVVDEPELLDEFGVRHEKWNDLHTAGAVELAAALTLRAEQAGATILNLTEVEDIVVKNDVVCGVVINSTPIRMAGLHVDPVCLATRKVVDSSGHPSEVVEMLRRKRPEALPRSIGEGFMDVEPAEKGVVERAGEIFPGLYVAGMSVCATHGLPRMGPIFGGMLKSGRRVAQLVVEALSG
- a CDS encoding aspartate 1-decarboxylase produces the protein MRWFLRSKIHRATVTDADVEYVGSIDLDADLVERAGLMEGEKVLVADLDNGERVETYVIVGERGLGRVCINGAAAHRIRKGHRVIVMGFELAEGPVEVRKVLVDDRNRFVRFM